Part of the Pomacea canaliculata isolate SZHN2017 linkage group LG11, ASM307304v1, whole genome shotgun sequence genome is shown below.
ttaattaaagaaagtgTGCAGTAATGATTCATTTGtctgaatatttcattaattttcaatGATAAGACGAGATGTAGATACATTGGAAATTGTGCATAATTCAGATCATTTTcatcgtgtttgtttgttgtttacttgttgaaGGCACCACCTGCACCTCCACCGGTGAATCTGTATCACCTCCAGCGGGAGCAACAGAATAAAGAGGTCAGATCGGAGTGTAAGATTCTGGTTTTAGAAGTTTATTGTTGATGTAATTATTGAAGCGGTAGAAGGGACAGCCGTATAGAAGGATGAATAAACGTCGCTGATAGTAACAAACCTACAAAATCGTAGGAAAATTTGTTTGCATTTGTTGACAAGCAAGTTTCCTGTTTCACTTTTATTTGCTCATGTTTTGACAGAGTAACCCAAGTCATtatgcacacaccacacacacagacactctaAGGAGTGAGACATTAAATCATAAAAGCAAATTTGCTGTGTTTATCGATTATGTAATTAATGAATAATATTAATCTGTTTGAAGACTGCTGATCCGTTatcaactatttttaaaagcacagcTATCTTCTACgccataaataaataattaagataaCTTATATGACTATCTTCTTTCTACAAAACACAAGtctttaaagaaagaaacaatttaagaTTCCGTTGGTTTAGTCAGGAAAAGAGATAGCTTTTTAGTAGCAAGCCCTATTTCTAGAATATTGCggaggttcccagtcacttaatccccagacacttcatccccgacacttcatccccgacacttcatcccctagacttttaatccccagacacttcatccccagacacttaatccctaaactaaatccttaactataaaaattatgaagtcagcgaaaaatgtaactgaaattcaaattcaaatcatgctattaacttaacgtcatttgaacatatACAActttagttaaagttcatataagctagtaaatttaatgttcttcaacaatatgatatgaaaattgttgttgagtgtcgggatgaagtgtcgggatgAAGTGGATGAAGTGtcctggggatgaagtgtctgggattaaaagtctagggatgaagtgtcggggatgaagtgtcggggatgaagtgtctggggattaagtgactggacaccattGCGGAATACAAAGCACTTTTGCCTTCCTCCTCTACATGGTCGCAGATATCGTTTGCTGTGTCGTTTGCAGACAGGCTTGGTGCGCCCTCTGGAACGGGAGCTGGACATCCCGTACAACCAGTTGCCTGACTCCTCCCTGCTGGAGAACATCATTTACGACCTGCAGTCGGTATGAAATGCCTGCTTTCCTGCCACCAGGACATCCATTTAGTTATGATGTTTTACAATCACACTAATACATAATTGTCCGACCAGTCACATGCAAAATGAAATGGTTTTTACATTTGCTGGGATATCTCTGGACATTGAACTCTTCAGAGAAAGCTAGAAACACGCTGACGTGAAAtgaactgaaattaaaaaagagcATAATCGTAATTTTAAAATCCTTTCCGTCGTTATTTCATCAGCGTGGGTTGACCTACACTGTACTGAAATATATTGAATAGAATTGATTCCTAAAAAAATGTCCGTTGTGATATTAAGTCAAAGCCCGCAGTGAGTTATTTTGGATTGATTTACAATTTGCAAAAGCTCTTTATAGTTCTCAATCCTTGTGTTCCCtggtttctctttctgtcttctttgttttgtcttttttttttttttgtctgaataGCTGTTTCTCCTTCTGCCTTTCGTATTCTGCCCATGCAAGCCTGCTCCTTCGTGAACGtgattatgcactatataaatcacactgttcttcttcttctttttttatatattttagtaacCTATTGCATGGCGAGATTCATGTgcaccctctttctctctctgtgcgtgtgtgctaaTACCCGTTAAAATTTCAAATGTGCATGTACAGAGTGGAGGCCTCACAGCACTGAAGGATGAAGATCTTCAAGTGTGTTTCATCGACCACTTCGTTCGGCCTTTCATCGTACCCCGAGAACAGCGCAGGTTCTACACACACGCCTTGGTCAGATccgtttgcttgttttgttttcccagaacacttccctcccttccctgaCCCCCAACCTTCCTCTATACATTTTTTCATAGACCTTTTGACCTTTTGAAATGCATCGATCCGCGTCACGTCTTGACGTCAATTGTCTGGTGACGTatgtcagtgacgtcattgtgtcagtgacgtcagtgtCTTTTCTGTACATGTTGCAGTCCTCAACTCTGGCGGAAAATGAAGACGACCACAAGGCCTTCAAGTCCATGGTGGGACAGCACATCTACGACCTGTGCCGAGGGATCAGGACTTACTGGCTGGACAGCAGACTGCTCTTTGAATATGAAACCACGTGCAGGTACAATAAACTGCTTGTATGCACGGCCATTTTGAATACTAGGAcgagtactgttgtttatccttttatAGTTCTTgtgttacttgtttgttttcctgtccctcctCTGCCAtctatgtttcgttcttgttcttaagagcatgctccttaggagtgtgagtatgggctttacaaattttacatttatgattattattctcttttttctgtatagggtgtgtgggtgggtggcttGGTGAGCGAATAATCGGGAGGGAATAGTTCCCAACAAAATCTTCACCAAAAGAATGATTCAAGCTTGCTGCAATACACTTAGTATTTCACTGAAATACGATATTAGCAGATGAATTGTTGTCCTTTACTTTGTAACACGCAGAAGGCCATTCCAATATTGTCTAAGTTATTTGCACTCACTCGTACATCAATGTGACAGTgaaatctttctctcctttagTCCGTTGCCAGAACCAGAGGCATGCCTCCTGCTCTTGGCTCCTCCAGTGGCATCAGGGCGCCACCCCCCGTTGCCCTGTATCGTGCACTGGCCGCGCAGCCACAGGTACCCGTATACGCTGCACCACCCGCTCTGCCTGCCACTCCAGCCCCGGAGGTAAAAGCCCCACCACCTGTGGCTGAATACAGATTGCAGAATCCATAGACGGGGTCGTGGCTGCTATGTTGTAATTACgcacaaaattgtttttccttcctcttccttCACAACTGACGGCTCCGGTTTTATTCTCCACGACAATGTAAACAGATACCGGTTTTCAGTTTGATTTggagttttaaaaattcactaCCTGTTTTCTCTTTGGAAAAATGTATTAGCGTTTGTGATCATCTTATTCAGAGTTAAATCCTTTATAACTAATGGTAACgtgatttgtttttgtgactATGACCAAccacaaaaaaattctgtgcttgtgtgtagtttttttcagcttttagtttgatattttatttgatgttgaaaactttgtattttattcataGCACAGGGacaaaaaatactaataatcATTCGGCAGATCCATTTTGTTAGAAATAAATCTTCAGAAATAGACAACTATGTGTACAATTAATGGAAATATTTCCTCTTTTATTAATTCTGATGAATtcaaattaaatctttttctatAAACCTATTGTTTCGTCTCATTTATTGAATTGACTTGTGGTGTGTCTTGTTTGACCAATTCAAGTAGCAATGATAATAATTTGCTTATGACACGTTCCGCAGAGTATTCATATTATCCTCATCTTTCCTGACGTTTCATGACCGTTGGCTGTTTAGAAACAGCATACAACCGATATAAATACAATTAACTGCGTAATActtaagaataaaacaatggtAGTATTCTTCTCACAAACAGTCAAACTAATATATTCTGCACAGAATTAATTATAATGGATTGAAACGTGGTGGATACTCGgtctttatgtatatatatatatcatttattcAAACGCTCTCTAAGTCCACTGCTCTCAAGCTTGTCTGCTAATTCTTTTGTCCACCCCTTGTCTCTATGCATCACAGACGAGGTTATATGTTACTATATTATTCTCAAGCTATAAGTCACTAGCGTCTAGACTACGGTAGGGTCAAATGCCAAATCCCTTAAACACTTTCTGGACACCAGAAACATCTACTTCTACTCAAGCGGATCTTCTTTGGCCATGCGACCCGGCACCTTGTAAAGTAGTAGACGCCGCGgaggccagagaaagaactggcttacgaacatcaaagactggactgtcatcctgtacaggacctgctcactgtTGCCCAAGCTAAGCAAAAGAGGcaggccctgtcagctgccacatctatccatgtgctccccatCCTCCCAACGACAAGTGCGCCGATCAAGGGATGATTGACTGAAACACTCTTTCTAAGTCATTCGTGGATACGACATCGACCAGTTTATACTGGACATGGGAATAATCAGGAAACGAATATTTAGTATGGTGAGACTTGATAAAGGGGTCGCTCCTACAACCCAAATCTCAATCTACgactttctatttaaaaaaaaaaccccaacaacaacactgcAAAATGTAACAGAGAAAACCGTTGAAacgggtagagagagagagaaggtaggGTGCCAGTAAAAGGTCTCTCATTTGGATCGTTGTCCTAAAGCGCAAACGGAAAACGGGGTGGGGTCGAGCGTATCCTACGGgttatgtgtttatatagacCCAACACCATTAACAAATTGACTGACAACATGTTTCTGTAAGAATTTCATGATCTGCTTGACCAATGCAACACATTCAGTGGCATATCTGTGACCGATGTCCATTTTTACGAAAATAATCACCTGTATACAAAGGATCACGGACCTGCTTAATATCTTCCAGTTCACCAAGTCGGTCACCGAGCTCATGCGTAAAAAAATCATATCCTTGATTGGGTGGTGCATAGAGCTGTTGATCATGTCATATACATGGTTACTGTGTCAAATGTATACTCTCTTCAGTTCATTATTTTGTCCACAAGATTCTTGACATCCAGGCTAAATTTGATTAACTGCCTGTGCACCCTTCAGCTCTAACCATGTTGACAGTCTGGCAAGGCCaaagtgttcatttttttttttttctcagccatTCTCGGAAAGTAAACTTAGGGCCAAGTCAAAACCTACAACTTGTATACTGGACACAGTTCCTACTTCACTCCAACGTACtaccctgaattactattcttaactctctggtaatactgtctgtcatgctaaccatcatgtaacaactccatcttaatatttttaatatctacatcccttcataccttcatccactgttttactcttgtacctcaCCTTTATGTTGCTCACTGTCCACTGGGCACTGGCTATTATCTTTAATTTATCATTAtcggtctgcgcagagagtgcgatctatcttggttgcGCGTTATAAATTCCCATTGCTATTATATTAGCACGCACAAATGTATCTCCGCTGTGGattaataaacttgtcttgCCTTGTCTTTCACTCCGATAAGGTCAAGGTTAAGGAAAAGTTCACTTCCGTCTAAACAAGGAACGGTCACTCTTGTTTGCTCGCAGCCGGGGAGACAACGCTCTGCTAGTAGAAGGTCTAGCTTTGGCTTTACTCGTCAATTCAAAGCTTCGTGTTTCTAACTTTGGTTAGAAATTGTTGAAGTGGGAAACATTAAACGATAAAGAGGTATAATTTAAGCTATCAAAGTGTTTTTAGAGTAAACGTTGATATATGATAGCGCTGTATTAAACAATTCCAATGGCATACAGCATGTAACTTATCGCAAATCGTCCTCCTTGTATATTTAATTCGCAGGTAAACGTAATATGGCAGAGggggatatttttttcttcaaagatgAGAAGCCAGTTCCAGACAAAGTATTTGAGTACCTACCTCAGCTTCAAGAAGACAAAACACCGATAGTAATAGACAATGGTAAGATTACAGTTTTTGCAttacagtaataataaacaaaaatactaacATGCCTGAATTACATGAATTACTGTAttacagtaataataaacaaaaatactaatGTGCCTGAATTTTCATGGGCTTTTGGGACACGCATACCTTTTGTAGATCTGCAGAAAGTTGTTCAAGGCTTTTACTTTTACGAAAAGttaataatttgtatttattgtacCTTTTCTGTGCAATTGTTTCCTTGTGAAATAATCCTCTTTCAATATCCAAACCCATAAAATGATTTTAGTAAATAAACTTAGCAAACACTATCTTTGTAATCATTATGCACatgtgaaaatatatatgtttgcaGGCTCGTGCAGCTGCAGAGTTGGATGGGCTACTGATAGGGAACCAAGAATGATATTTAGAAATgtcacagcaaaacaaagaggGAAGAAGGTTTgcctaattttatttttttgtagctttttgataagattagtttttttaagtgctacttttaatttctctttttaccCAGAAATGAAGAATAAAGTTTCGTGAATTACTTTTTCGCAATTAtaatatgtattttgtttttcattttcttataaCTTAGGTTTAAAAAGCAATTACATCATTCTTAACTTATATTCACAGGAAAATGAACTGCAGATAGGGAATGATATTGCCAACTTGGATGTCATCCGATGGATTCTTCGTACCCAGTTTGATCGCAACATTGTCACTCTTTATGATGTACAGGTATGTCATCATTAGAATTAAGAgagcttttccttttttacttggctgtattttttatttgacttaATTTACTTATCTAAGTTGTATCAAATCAgtcactatttttttcaatgtctctGTTATTTTCTGTCAGATGTTAAAGTGCTCAAACAGGTGGAAAAAACTGAGCAACAATtgtgttaaatgaaaaaaagtttccgATAGATAGAACAGAGAAATAATATACAAGGTtgtcacatattttatatgcaaatttctttttgcagatgatTAAGGTGAAAAGCGTTCAGTACTGACTGGCATAGTCTATGAAATTTATGTAATTCAGATGGTATTTGATGGACAACCTAGCTTGTGAAGTTAATTTTGTATGTATGCcatttcataggagcagatttTTGACCATGTGTTTACCCATCTGGGCATCAACACTGAAGGTTCCATCAAACATCCAATTGTGCT
Proteins encoded:
- the LOC112575777 gene encoding uncharacterized protein LOC112575777; amino-acid sequence: MEWARAKTDDQNDGSGCAGIYVSGLGFECSAVQRCPCSSPIVAKNTVSTPNSPPVAVYHAQREEAEAPPAPPPVNLYHLQREQQNKETGLVRPLERELDIPYNQLPDSSLLENIIYDLQSSGGLTALKDEDLQVCFIDHFVRPFIVPREQRRFYTHALSSTLAENEDDHKAFKSMVGQHIYDLCRGIRTYWLDSRLLFEYETTCSPLPEPEACLLLLAPPVASGRHPPLPCIVHWPRSHRYPYTLHHPLCLPLQPRR